In Salvelinus namaycush isolate Seneca chromosome 12, SaNama_1.0, whole genome shotgun sequence, the DNA window TATTGTATGAAAAATGATAGGGGATCGCCCTCTTGTGGTgaaacagtgcattcagaaagtattcagaccccttgactttttacacattttgttacattacagtcttactataaaatggatgaaattaaatacaaatcctcatcaatctacacacaataccccataatgacaaagcaaaaacaggtttttagaaatgttcgcaaatgtattacaaataaaaaacagaaataccttatttacataactattcacacccttggcaatgagacttgaaattgacctAAGGTGTATCTTGTTTCCAtggataatccttgagatgtttctacaacttgattggagtccacctgtggtaaattcaattgatttgacattatttggaaagccacacacctgtctatataaaggtcccacagttgacagttcatgtcagagcaaaaaccaagccacgtggtcgaaggaaatgtctgtagagctccgagacaggtttgtgctgaggcacagatctggggaagggtaccaaaacatttctgcagtggcctccatcattcttaattggaagaagtttggatccaccaaAACTTTTCagagagctggccacccagccaaactgagcaatcaggggagaaggaccttggtcatggaagtgaccaagaacccgatggtcactctgaaagagctccagagttcctctgtggagatgggagaaccttccagaaggacaaccatctctgcagcactcaaccaatcatgcctttatggtagagtggccagatggaagcccctcctcagtaaaaggcatatgacagcccacttggagtttgccaaaaaggcatcTGAagggctctcagaccatgagaaacaagatgctttggtctgatgaaaccaagaagaaactttttggcctgaatgccaagcgtcacatctggaggaaacctggcaccatccctacggtgaagaatggtggtagcagcatcatgctgtggggatgttgttcagcagcagggactgggagactagtcaggatcaagggaaagatgaacggagcaaagtacagctagatccttgatgaaaacctgctccagagagcccaggacctcagactggggcgaaggttcgccttccaacaggacaacgaccataagcacacagccaagacaacacaggagtggctttgggacaagtctctgaatgtctttgaggagcccagccagagcccggacttgaacccgatcgaacatctctggagagacctgaaaatagctgtgcagcgatgctccccatccaacctgacagagctagagaggatctgcagagaagaatgggagaaacgagactcgaggctgtaatcactgacaaaggtgcttcaacaaagtactgagtaaagggtctgaatacttatgtaaatgtgatatcagttttacatttttaatacatttgcaaaaaactctaaaaacctgtttttgctttgaaatgtttgggtacccttccccagatctgtgccttgacagaatcctgtctcggagccctacggacaattctttcgacctcatggcttgggaccttatatagacaggtatgtgcctttcaaaatcatgtccaatcaattgaatttaccacaggtggactccaagttgtagaaacagctcaaggatgatcaatggaaacaggatgcacctgagctcaatttcgagtctcatagcaaagggtctgaatagttaggtatttctgttttttatttgtaataaatttgcaacatttctaaaaaacctgttgctttgtcattatggggtattgtgtgtggattgatgatggatttaaaaaaaaaaatctattttagaataaggctgtaacgtaacaaaatgtggaaaaagtcaagaggtctgaatactttccgaatgcattgcaTTTCAAAAGCATTTGATAGCATCCAACCTGGGCATGCTGCATGAAACAGAATTACAGAgaagtattttttggggggggggggaaatagacAAGCATGTGTATTGGAAACAAATTAAAACACAAATCTATTAAATAACTTACCATGCCCATAATAGCGAGCCCAGACCCAATAGCTATTACTGTGGGAATGATATTGAATTTTCCAGCCTGAAGAACACAATAAAGAACAAAGAACATTTGATCTGACACGGACTGTAATATTACCAACACATTCAATTAGACAAGTAAGTGTAGCTAGAATCACTGTCATACCCGTCCATTCACCATGATATCAAAGCGAATCCCATAGACTTTATACAAAGTCCGATAGCTCTCTCCAGCTTCATCTTTGTAATACTGGGCATATCTGGAAAACAAACAAATCAGCTGTTTGGAACAGAAATTTCAACAACTGCTTGGTAGAGATAGATCTGAGATTAAATACAGTACTTGGAGAGAGCTCAAGCTTTATTAGCTCAAGCTAATAACTTTTCAGAATAGTGCATGGATTATTATATCTGCATGAAGTAAAACGTGCTTAAGATGCAGTACGGggatcttaagcacaacaaatttGTAACATGTTGTACCAATTGGATTCATAAAATATCATGCgaattgcaacaacaacaaaaaatggggACCCGTTTCAGCTCatgagcaccactttcaaaactactggctgaaattatacaaaagtttGGGAACATTACTTTAATGCATGTCAAGATGTACCTGAAGTTGTAGCCTGATGTGACAGAGCTGTTTAAGTTCATATCCAAACGAGTAAAGCTGTACTCTGGGTTACACTGTGAGTAGTCCTTATCCAAATCACAGTTCCACTCAATCAGAATTCCAACTGACCCACcctgagagacggagagagagagagagagagagagagagggagtgagcgaGAAAGATTACACTGTTTATGAATAAACACCTGTGCTTGACGTTGCTCTAAATATGGAGGATTACTCTATTGCCCTGCTATTCAAGATTTACTTTCTTAACCTTGACTATGAACTGTGGTCACATTTACATCAACTCCTCAATAAACATTATCAACTAGGAACATAAATATACTGTACTTCACAACATTAAAACTGGCAACTCTAATGATAACACAGTAGCTACTACACTGCTGATCATCTTCGCCATATATGGTAAGAATGGCTCTGGTTAACCCATTGTCTTGTTCTATGCTGGGTGTTCGGCTATATTAACAACAAAAGTTAGTGTTTACTTGTAAATGTCTACCATGAGCTTACTAGGGAGTTGAGGTGAAAGCCCTTTATGCAGGGCTCTGTGACAGGCCACTTAATACAGATCTAGCAACTGCTATGTTTCATATTGTTGTTGTAATTATTGTTATTCATTTAAATGTCAGGCCTAATGACTGCAGCCTACATGGCAAATGTCCAATTAAATGTAATCAAAATTATGGTAATTACCTAACTGCCTGAAAGCAAGCATAATTATCAAATGGACTGGAGGAAAATAGAATTACACCACTCCCACACTGCTTGGATAGAATGATGAAAGCCTGAAAAGCCTAATTTGGATTCAGTGGACTCAGTGTTTAACAAGAAACCCAACCCTCTATGCCAGGTCTCTCTCTGCCAGGGAAAGTGGTCTCCTGACCTCAATGGGAcaacttggttaaataaaggatcaattgaaagataaaaaaaaatacatttatgtACCACTACAGCCATGTCCTGAAAATCATGTCCAGTCCTGCTGACTAGGTCTCCCAGACGGAAGATGGGGCAGTAGGGATGTAGGTCGTTGTCATAGGAACATCTCTTTAGATAGGAGTCATTACCGGTGTCCAGGACATTTGACCTGCGGGAAAAAGAGACAGAACAGGACATGTCATTTTTTTTATATGTGATTAGTAGTCCAGATCATACTTTTCCTTGGCTAAATCCAAAAAAGGTCATAGGCCTAAACCAGTAAGAATGAACTGAACAATTAAGTTATCACCTTGAAATGACACGCTTTTCTCTGTAACCCTTAGATAAGGAATAGCACAGAGTTACATATATTATCTATAATTTCTTAAATAGCTCATATGGCACTGCAAATATATTATGCTATTTCAAGCTGCACATCTACTAAACTGTTCATTTTATTCATGCTGCTCATTCAAGGAACttcaaatctgtcgttctaaaaaatatatataaaaaataaaataaaaagtaacttCATAGTTCAAGCACTTCATAGTTTAGACACTTTCCATTCCATACACACaatgtaggggagagtggggtatgttgagacattttttacattcagTATCACTacatcaagggaaatatagtattctttctaacaaatatATGTACATTTATTTCAGGAtattgtgtatccctggaaataatctgaATTATTGTAAACATAAGTTTTGAAAACATAGTTTTTACAAAacaagtggtctcttggcacaacttaccctgGGTATGGGGTAAATTGAGCATAGGGACAGGATAAGTTGAGCCACCTTGGGGTAAGTGGGTGATGGTGTCCTGTGCCAGTGGCGTGTGATGGTAGGTCAAAGTTTAATTAATGGAATGGGAGTGTGGTATAATTGTACATCTTCAATGTATGCCTACATTcagctatacactgagtatacaaaacatctttccatgacatagactgaccaagtgaatccagatgaaagctattattgatgtcacttgttaaatctacttcaaatcagtgaagaaggggaggagacaggttaaataaggatttttaagccttgagacaacggagacatggattgtgtatgtgtgccattcagagggggaatgggcaagacaaaagatttaagtgcctttgaacaggtatGGTAGTAtgtagtatggtagtaggtgccaggtgcaccggtttgtgtcaagaaatgcaacgctgctgggtttttcacgctcaacagtttccggtgtgtatgaagaatggtcccccacccaaaggacatccagccaacttgacacaaaactgtgggaagcattggagtcaacattggccagcatccctgtggaacgctttcgacaacttgtagagtccaagccccgacaaattgaggctgttctgggggtggggttcctaatgtttggtatactcaatgTAGATATCTCTGTTTAATATCACTTACTCTTCCATTTCTGGACCAGTGGTCTGGGCCAGGGATGATGTTTCGATGTGCCAATTCATAGGAACGTTTTCTGCATAAGCCCATGAAACTGGTCCACAAGATTCTTGGTATGTTTAGCAAGCTCAGACTCCATTGTCATCAGATAAGACCTTGTGTACCTCTGCTACTCTATCATAGCTTCTCTTTCACACAGGTTCATGTTCATTTTATTTTTTGTCAATGTACCTCTTCAGTGTCATTCAGTAAATTTTCGCAGCCCTTACTGCTGATCGAATGGACTTCTTCCCTTCTCTGACTTCCTTGGCTGCTCTCTCAAGAACCTCAAGGGGGGCTAGACCCCTGCTTGTTTTACGTTTGTATACACAGGGCATGATGATGTCTGCTCTGTAACAATACAAATcttgagttcatttgcatgaCACATAGCAAAAATACTATGCATAAAAATGACAAAATGTAAACATCAACTTtacccaaggcaaacattttgactatatttgCCCACACAGCttcaaggatgcactttcatgctaggtttaggacctcatattgtagcttataagagaccccaactgatgtacaAAACTATCTGCTTTGGTTTAGATAGAGGTTTCAGGATTCTTtaacacaatacattcattttttccatgtggtttcaaTCCTTCACAGACTcaatgaaatgatgacctcttcttaaatatttggtcacattattaattttgtgtatggtttcctagaaacactCTCCCCTAATCAAAATATCTACAACTGAAATGATGAATCATGAATTGGCAGAGGTCTGATGTCTCTGTGCTTTCCTATTAGGCATGGAAAGACACCACCGATGTTCTGGCTGATGAACCCTTCTACAACAACAGCCTTACTTACTGACATGAGAGCACAGTGAGCCAATCAGATCTGTTCTGACACCTGTCCTGGACTAGGCCTGCTCTGTTGTCAAGGACGTCTCAGATGACCGCTCCACTGTCtcactgaacacacacatacacacacgcacccagTATGCAcgtgtacagacacacacacacacacacattcactgtcCCTGGGCGATATGGCTATGGGTGTATATAAATAGAAGGGACTGTGCACCCTCATAGCTATCCAAAGCAGTTCTAGGACATGTATCCCCCACTGCCCTACTTACACATACTTAATGATCTATGTCACTGACACTGACTGTTTCCCTAGAGACAGATAGCCTCTACTACCCTGAAGTCTGCATGAACAAGCCCCACTTAACACCACACCACTTACTTGGAGAATTCAAACTTCGGAAACCTGACAGAGTTCTTGATGTAAATTGTGAAGATTTCTGCCTTGCTTAATAAAGCCTCCCTGGAAAGTAAGGgggaaagtgttaaatcaaaGTGACTTCTACATAATGGTAGATGATCAGGACAAGGTACTTCAGAATACTGAAGTACATAACATAGTGTATGTAGTGGGTACATTTATACTGAGACTCAATGCAAAAGTGACAATTTCATTATTTTCACAGCAAGAGGATGAATTCTCACAAGGGTTTACGTCCCGTCTCAACAGGACACCAGCCATGTATCTCACAGGTCCCTGTAGAGTTTAAACACAGGCCGGTCTTCACCCCTGCAAGGGAAGGTAAAGATCGCTGTCAACATCCTGGAAAGACATAATAATCTTGGGGAAAATTAGGGTGAAGGGTAATGCGTAGGAGTTACCAAAGTTGAATAATTTGGGCATGCAATATTTTTCTAAGGAATTTCCTAGAGAGACATTTGTCCAATTCCAACGCTGTGATTCTCATAAGCTTTCTACACATTAGCGGTATACATGTGCATCTAAGAGAAATGTGATCATAGCCAGTGTTAATCTGTAAATAAATGTGAATCTTGGAAATGTAAATAGAAATTAGATAAAGACTGCCCCAGTTGACCATATTAGTCCTTACCATTGCCAGCAACTACCGCCTCACCCTCAGCACAATCCTCATTGTTTACACATTGGCCATCTGGCACCTTAGGGCTCTGGAGAACATAGGACACGTTGCTGCAGTTAAAAATGCAAGCCTGTATTCAAAGCAGTGTATTGAAGAGCCTAGAGATTATGATTATTAACATACAATAGCATAGTGACCACAGTGGGGAGCACCATTTGAACGCTAAAGCAATTTAGGAAAACACAATGTTATTGGACCAGTttaggaaaacacacacacttcatactATGAAGTTTTTATCTTCATTAAATATAATGAATCAATCATTCATAACTTATCATAGCAGCACCGAAAGCGTACTTT includes these proteins:
- the LOC120057052 gene encoding P2X purinoceptor 5-like, coding for MTNNTETGLRLWGAEDYVIPPTGEQVFFIVTNYIETPHQSLGFCAESPKVPDGQCVNNEDCAEGEAVVAGNGVKTGLCLNSTGTCEIHGWCPVETGRKPLEALLSKAEIFTIYIKNSVRFPKFEFSKSNVLDTGNDSYLKRCSYDNDLHPYCPIFRLGDLVSRTGHDFQDMAVVGGSVGILIEWNCDLDKDYSQCNPEYSFTRLDMNLNSSVTSGYNFRYAQYYKDEAGESYRTLYKVYGIRFDIMVNGRAGKFNIIPTVIAIGSGLAIMGMGKFACDMIFVYMLSTSSFYRDRKFEILKKERIKKHKEIAKTLVNRDTRKHRKHAGEQHELTTLSTKNEEKQDPKTGEKNEVHILSPRTVGQRLSH